The Leptodactylus fuscus isolate aLepFus1 chromosome 5, aLepFus1.hap2, whole genome shotgun sequence genome segment ctctccttacatcttccccgtaccctctccccgccacacgactaggcctcacctcagcgctagtaccgagaccgaaaggaaagacaccggggctcaatccaggccctgacaagaaacacgccgactataggaacggtgagctacagcgagccggagggacaaactttctgcagcgtccggcggctatctagtagcattcattgctcaagatttacggtgaggcctattacagggagagggtacggggcagatgtaagaagagctggggggcagcactggaaggaagaggaggatgagggcatcgatcgatgtactgcctactacacacaagcacggcctctatcatcgggccagcatcggcttagtcatgtggcggggagagggtacggggtagatgtaaggagagctggggggcagcactggaaggaggaggagatggagggggggtcattgatgtactggctactgggcacaagcatcgggccagcagtcctcggatgtcattgtaattcccgctgctgaactgaactgctgtcccgaaagctggtgctgaaatgcgctgctgctggcccgataacggaatagtaccgcccACTGCCCGGGTCAGAGGAGGTTGTTTAAGCCAGTGtgccgggtgtgccgcggggaaagttccccaaatgcgtgccaagattggcacgggagacctactgtatattgcaggcacagcagccagtccctgtgtacttgtaaatgtagacggagcgtccttacactgctctgctagagctgaggtgtaggacacgcccccttctctccctgcccaccaatcagaggtgagcctctcactgcacaggataagggacctgctgctacacgtgaggaggagctcctgccgtctgcagccctgaataggagaggaggagaggaagctgaacaaagtgaaagtaaaagaaaacaccaggttagtaactattcttattaatgtcaggcatttggggttattaatttagttttagtaactccatgtacctcacattaatagcaattaaccccatcatgtccctcatattaacccctgtgtggctcacataagagttaataacatgtgtgacatatgggggtactatataatgaagatatttacttaattattacctccatatgtctcacatatcagtatcccttatgtaaagcacacagggggttaatgtgagggacatgatggggttcactgctattaatatgaggcacattgagttgtaacctgtaatatacatgaccagactttttatacacaactgaggataaaagtacagacctatacatttctaaggacccatatatacagccattctttttgtggctgtgtatctgggccaaattgaagagctgacaattatagagcaggtcctatatctgtcctatacattccctatatctgtcctatacatttcctatatctgtcctatacattccctatatctgtcctatacattccctatatctttCCTATACAacacctatatctgtcctatacgtaccctgtatctgtcctataaaacacctatatctgtcctatacgtaccctgtatctgttctatacatcacctatatctgtcctatacgtaccctgtatctgtcctatatataccctatatctgtctgcatttgtggccctgtcaattaatttttaatgtttatatcagtgaaaaccacatgcgtgccacttgtatgcaggaggcgtaaggctgaggccccacgttgcataaacgcagcgtttttgttgcagattttgctgcagtttatttcaaccaaagattcaaccatttagaatctatattattaactatatgtataatatgtactgttttagtgtcattttgtgccattttggttggtggtgtgccccgggatttttgaagtgtaaaaagtgtgccgcggctcaaaaaaggttgaaaatcactggtttattgtcgcaaaatgaagtagtcttaaaatggtgggggggggggggggggcagacacttaggctgtatggggccccaaaattcctgatggcggccctgataatggggtccgtgtgccttctGTACGAAACATGCGAGAGCAGGGcacggcttgcaggacttttctatccgcaggtttgtgcggaaactgagcaggaaccacacggaccctattatagtctatggggtccacgggtttccttaggtaacttccTTTTTTATTGCGTATAGATTTATGTTCAGGGGGGGCCAaagcggaaacccaaatgcaaatgtgaaccgagcctgaTCCATGTGGAGTGTGCGACTTCTGAGACCCCACCAAACCTAATAATGAAGGGGCTGTGATAGGAATATAGTACGGTGTCCATTTCTATGGTGTAGAAAAAACTGCCTTCATTCAGTATGGCGTCCCAGTGGCCTCGGGTTCACCTCACGTCCCCATGTCACATGATCACGTGACCACCCTTGTCCAGGGTCAGATTTTGCCTCTATGTTACATGCAATAGTCACGTGACCACCCTTATTCAGGGTCTTGGGGTCCGATTTTAGCTCCTGGTCACCTGCAATAGTCACGTGACTACTTGACAGTGACCACAGATGTACAAGCTACACTGGCGGCCATATTGTTTATAAAAATATCTGTCCCATGCAAAGATTTATTAGTTCTTTTCACTATCGTGACTGTTCTGCCCTCACAAAGCGGACTACACATCCCAGCATGCCCAGGTTTCCATATAGCGTGCCCACCGTCATGGCCTATGGGCCTGGCACCACCACCAGGCCCCCTGTACCCTCCTAGAGCCAATACGTTAGCAGCTGAGGCGTTTTAAACGTAAACAACCTAAGCCGGGGTGACAGGGAGGTGAACTTGACACCGACCTGACCCTTTACCTCAGGGAGAGGCACTAACGCAGCGCCCGCCCTTCGCTCGTTTTAAAAACACCACAAGCCCCGCCCACGGGAGAGTTCACTCTCTGATTGGCTTCTCGCTCACCAATGAGCTCCGCGCTCGCCGTCCTTCCCTAGGATACCTCCTAGCAATGGCGAGCCCTTACGCTTAGCTTTTGCTGATAGGTGGAGGCTGCCGGCGAGGGGCGTGGCCAGGCCTCCTCTCACCCCCTGTGACTGACGGACACAcagttgcatttttaaaaaaaacacacgcGTACCACGTGGGGCGGTGACGTCAGAGACACACTGAGAACGAAACAGAGCCGGCGGTGGTGAGAGCTCGGCAGCCGCTCCGGCCGTTGGTCACCTCCTCTCTGACGGGCGCCCAGTGGTCCAGGCCGGAACGCAGACTGTACAAGCAGGTGAGCCGGACTCTACCATTGTATACGTGGGGGTTACCTGTCACTGGGCGCAGCTCTTGTCCTCCTGTTTACACCTATGGAGACGTCCTTAAAGGGCAGCTCCAGACAGGGTGTGTTACCGTGGTGACGTCAGGGGCAGCCCGGGAGCCCAGTGGTGGAGGGGCCCCTGTGAGGAGTCAGTGAGAGCTTCTCCATGGCAGTGCTCACATTGTGGAGAGAACTACTgataggaggggaggggggaggggctgtaacCATGGCGACACATCGCTCTGCATAGTGGCTGTGTACAGGGAACATAGGAGATTTCCAATCAGAATTTGCGGAGTTGATCCATTAGTGATCCCGGGGATCTGATTGTGGAGGGATCCGACTGATGgatcacatgggggggggggagagagtctGTATACTGGTGCAGGACCTTGTATGGTTAATATATAGGATACTATGAGGGTATAGCATGTGTGGACTGTATATAGCAGCGTATATACGGATatagcatggactgtatatagcagcgtatatatggatatagcatggactgtatatagcagCGTATATATGGGTATAGCATGTgtggactgtatatagcagtgtatatatgggTATAGCATGTGTGGACTGTATATAGCAGCGTATATACGGATatagcatggactgtatatagcagcgtatatatggatatagcatggactgtatatagcagCGTATATATGGGTATAGCATGTgtggactgtatatagcagtgtatatatgggTATAGCATGTGTGGACTGTATATAGCAGCGTATATACGGATatagcatggactgtatatagcagcgtatatatggatatagcatggactgtatatagcagCGTATATATGGGTATAGCATGTgtggactgtatatagcagtgtatatatgggTATAGCATGTttggactgtatatagcagtgtatatatgggTATAGCATGTGTGTAGTCTATAGTAGTGTATATATGGGTATAGCATGTGTGGACTGTATATAGCAGCGTATATACGGATatagcatggactgtatatagcagCGTATATATGGGTATAACATGTGTGGACTGTATATATGGGTACAGCATGTGGGTAgtctatagcagtgtatatatgggTATAGTATGTGGGTAgtctatagcagtgtatatatgggTATAGTATGTGGGTAgtctatagcagtgtatatatgggTATAGTATGTGttggcagtatatatatattatatatagctaaTATGATGGTATAATGTGTGACTATAGTGATCTATATATGAATATTACTATGAGGATATAACAcatgtgtgcagtatatattatatacaccaccaGTGCCGTGTAATAGGACATCTCAGGGTTTACTCCTTTTGCTTTCTCTTTAGGAAACTGCATCTTAATGTGAATTGTAACCAGGGCGCGCatagtgtactgtatacaggTGTATAGACAGGAGGGGGCGCAGTCTGCACCCCAATACTGTATAATCCCAGAGTAACCTAAAGGGGATCCAGCAGTGCGCACTAGGGGGCGATAGTAGGGCTGAGCCTTGTCAAGCAGAACAGGAAAATGCTGCCCACTGCTTCATTGTTTACTGATGTTGACCTTTCCaaaaaagaggttctgcagcagcagagctgtgtatgataAGGCTGTACAGCTTTCTATATGTTGATCCCCTATACTATAGAAGTGCCAGCCCCTAGACAGCTGTGTGCTATTCTTGGACACGCCAGGTGCGGGCTCAGTGCTGCGCACCACACGGCTGGTCCCCGCCACGCTTGTCAACTTCTAAGAAgaatttttgggaggttttagAAGTAGGAGTGCTGACATTTCTGTGGAGACACTTCTACATACAAACAGCTGAAGAGTCCCCATGCTCTGTGCCCCCCCCTGAGCAACATCTCCAGGGCACCCCCTTCCCCGTGGCGAGCGGCGTCTACAGGGCGCCCCCTTGGACGCTGCCAGCAGAGTGTCCTCAATAACAGTTATGGATTAagtaaaatgaagtgaatgggctaaGGGTGCAGTACCCAATTCTACCACAGGAGACATGTGGGGTGATCTTAGATGTAACATAATGACCTACCCCCATCACTGTGCTGTCTCCTCACAGGTCATACCTCCCCATCCGCACCCCTCATGTTGCTGCACGAGACCAGCGCTGGAGACCTCCTGACACGAGCCGCAGCTCAAGGAAACCTGGAAGAGGTGAAGAGACTGCTCTACCAGGAAAGGATCCATCCTGACTGCCTGAACCGCTTCGGGAGGACCGCCCTGCAGGTGTGTACATGATATATGGCTGCTATAGCTGCGGCAATGCTGACCGCTACCAATAGAGGGAGCTAGGGGGTTATGTAGTACTGACCAATGGCAGCTGCATAAGTTTGTATAAATAGAGCTCCCCCCAGTGGCAGACACAGGCAGCTGAAATGTTATCATTCAGTTTATGGGGGGCACATTGCTAGTAGTTACGTTTATGGCGGGGCACACGCACTGCTGGTCATGTTTATGGGTGGGCACCCACACTCCTGGCCATCATGCTTATGGGGGACACCCATGCTGCTAGTCATCATGTTTAGGGTAGGCACCCATGCTGCTGGTCATCCTGTTTATGGGTGGGCATGCACGCTGCTGGTCGTCATATTTAGGGGGGCACCCATGCTGCTGGTCGTCATGTTTATGGGTGGGCATGCACGCTGCTGGTCGTCATATTTAGGGGGGCACCCATGCTGCTAGTCATCCTGTTTATGGGTGGGCATGCATTTCCCTGGCTGTTTTGATTATGGGGTACATGAACATTTGACCCATACATTTTTACcccccttgtcccccctccaggTGATGATGTTTGGCAGCACACCGGTAGCCTCTGAGCTCCTGAAGCAAGGTGCCAGCCCCAATATTCAGGACTCATACGGCATCACCCCAGCTCATGATGCCGCCCGGATGGGTTTCTTGGACACCTTGCAGGTATTGGTTCAATATGGAGCCGACATCAACACTCCTGATGCCTCGGGCTCTCTGCCCGTCCACCTCGCTCTCCGAGAGGGTCACGTTGCGGTCATCGCCTACCTCGCCTCGCGCTCCAATTTACAGCATCGGGACCGAGAGGGCAGAACGCCTCAGGAGCTCGCCTCCCTGCTGGATCCCAACCTGGCAGCCATATTAGATTTGCATCGGTAGACAAGTATTGGGTGCGGGATGAAGAACTGGCGCGGCGTCTGTCATTACATATTGCTGTACGAGACGCCTCACTGTATGACGCCTCATAATGCACGTGGGCTTGGCAGCCAATAACACTCGCTGTAGAAGTCGCCATTTTGTGTGCTGCTCGGTGCTAGCACACAGCGATCTGATTGGCTATTGTTTCCAATATGGCGGCTGACTTGCAGTAGGTGGAAACGtcctatatctatatatttacatGCCAACGTAAACTGTACCTGTTGGAGCTTCGGCACTGAGTATTGGGGCGCAGGCGCACATTACCCTTATgtaagtgtatatactatatgtgtgtgtatggccGGTTATGTGCAGTTTTTGTGTTAATACtcaggtatttttttttgttttttgtgcgtTCCGCTCTCCCTATGCATTTAAGGTCTAGTCCCCCGTACGCCACTAAGTCGATCTCTCAGCATTATATGACTGTATATAGGTTTTCTGAGCAGTTTTGCCTCTGTATAGTAACATTGCCGCTGTGTCACCGCAACACGGTCAGAAGATTAGTATTTGAGGTGGGCGGACATGAACAgaaggaatttattttttttttgtaatcctcCTACGAGATGCCATTCTGAGATTTGCTTGCGCAGATGAATTACTAAGGTCCCGGTCTCTCTAGCGCCAGTGTGGGAGACAATAGGAATTCAGGCGGCCATGTCCCAAAGCTTAACCCCTTGAGGCCCttaaacgctaggttcacattaacgTCAGGAGCCTCTAGGAGAGGGGTCCTCAAAAATCCCCAAATTAAAAATATAGTGGACTTTATCATGTAGCAAAATGACAGACCTCATAATGGATATCAGACAGACACCAGCGTTGATGGTTCGCCAAAGTCGGAGCCGTTAAACAGGACTTGATAGATCAGACTGAATAtaatacttaggcctggttcacatctgcgttcggggacccCACCGCTgactggaataccaaacgcattgataagcggtgagcttatgaaagcacatggaccccgtaggctataatggggtccgtgtgttttccgcacgagtcatgcggagaggaaagtagttcatgaagtagttttctctccacatgattcatgcggaaaacacatggaccccattatagtatacgcggtccatgtgcttttataatctcaccgcttgtcaatgccttcggtagtccattcgaggGGTCACCAACGATCGAACGCAGATGTATCACAAACGTTCCCAAAATGACTTGGGAGTCTCCCGCAAAAAGGAGTGACCTCCCAATCTCCTGGGCCTGGCGTGTTCCTTCTGCATCCGCCGGACTCTTGGTCATGTTATACATAATATGGGCAGTTTGTGCCAGTTGTATCATGGAGAAGGGGTGTGATGGCAGATTTCGCATCCACGTCATGAAAAAGTGTTGGGACCAACATATTTTGTGTCCACGTTAAGGGTAGGGCGCAACTTATattgtgtctagagatgagcgagtactgtttgaaacggccgtttcgaatagcacgcacccataggaatgaatggatgcagctggcacgcagggggttaagcggcaggacggctccattcattcctatggatgcgtgctattcgaaactgccgtttcaa includes the following:
- the CDKN2D gene encoding cyclin-dependent kinase 4 inhibitor D, encoding MLLHETSAGDLLTRAAAQGNLEEVKRLLYQERIHPDCLNRFGRTALQVMMFGSTPVASELLKQGASPNIQDSYGITPAHDAARMGFLDTLQVLVQYGADINTPDASGSLPVHLALREGHVAVIAYLASRSNLQHRDREGRTPQELASLLDPNLAAILDLHR